Proteins encoded within one genomic window of Triticum aestivum cultivar Chinese Spring chromosome 2D, IWGSC CS RefSeq v2.1, whole genome shotgun sequence:
- the LOC123053181 gene encoding protein MEI2-like 4 isoform X2 → MPARIMEQRHHMPPFHLPVESESSSPMCRKAKAYWPKVVHQLGLMEPYKLMDQKTPFGERKLLGHQRHVNLPPTPWRADQDPLQQHDSFSKPLALFPNARKGHLNMTQYENGLFSSSLPDIFDNKLRLTPKNGLVGQPAEKEVNHADDEPFELTQEIEAQVIGNLLPDDDDLLSGVLYNVGHPARANNMDDIDDDIFSTGGGMELEADENNKLLKLNGGANTGQTGFNGLLYGENPSRTLSIRNINTNVEDTELKLLFEQYGDIRTLYTAYKHHGLVMISYYDIRSAERAMKALQSKPFRQWKLEIHYSIPKENPLENDNNQGTLAVINLDQSVTNDDLRHIFGGYGEIKAIHGTSQNGHHKYVDFFDTRAAEAALYALNMRDIAGKKIRLERCCAGDGKRLTTLHRPPELEQEEYGACKLGNANSLPSTYYGSVNMASMTSAGPEHGISRVLRPRVQPPIHQFREGAFLDVPSSTMQSISSPVRIATAVTHNNRSTVGENGHSLGKMGGQINGHLNYGFHGVGAFNPHSLPDFRNGQSNGISCNLGTISPIGVKSNSRTAEGMESRHLYKVGSANLGGHSSGHTEAPGFSRTGSCPLHGHQVAWNNSNNSHHHTSSPMLWPNSGSFINNIPSRPPTQAHGISRTSRMLENVLPVNHHVGSAPAVNPSILDRRTGYAGELMEAPSFHPGSAGSMGFSGSPHLHQLELTSMFPQSGGNQAMSPAHIGARSPQQRGHMFHGRGHIGPPPSSFDSPGERARSRRNESCANQSDNKRQYELDIERIVCGEDSRTTLMIKNIPNKYTSKMLLTAIDENHKGTYDFIYLPIDFKNKCNVGYAFINMISPEHIVPFYKIFHGKRWEKFNSEKVASLAYARIQGKSSLIAHFQNSSLMNEDKRCRPILFHSDGPNAGDQEPFPMGTHVRSRPGRSRVLSCEESHRDTLSSSANNWTPSNGGGHASGYSKEADPTTA, encoded by the exons ATGCCAGCTAGAATCATGGAGCAGAGGCACCACATGCCCCCATTCCACCTCCCCGTGGAGTCCGAATCGTCTTCTCCCATGTG TCGAAAAGCCAAAGCCTATTGGCCAAAGGTTGTGCATCAATTAGGGCTTATGGAGCCATACAAGTTGATGGACCAGAAAACTCCCTTTGGTGAGCGCAAGTTGTTGGGCCATCAAAGGCATGTTAACCTGCCGCCAACCCCCTGGAGGGCTGATCAAGATCCTCTACAACAACATGATTCATTTTCGAAGCCGTTGGCTTTATTTCCTAATGCTAGAAAGGGACATTTAAATATGACCCAATATGAGAATGGACTTTTCTCAAGCTCCCTTCCAGACATTTTTGACAACAAAT TGAGACTAACACCTAAGAATGGCCTTGTTGGCCAGCCAGCTGAAAAGGAAGTCAACCATGCAGATGACGAGCCTTTTGAATTAACTCAGGAAATTGAGGCACAAGTAATTGGCAATCTCCTCCCTGATGACGACGACTTATTGTCAGGTGTTCTTTATAATGTGGGTCACCCTGCCCGTGCTAATAACATGGATGACATTGATGACGATATATTCTCTACTGGAGGTGGAATGGAATTGGAAGCTGATGAAAATAACAAATTGCTAAAACTTAACGGTGGAGCCAACACCGGTCAGACTGGGTTCAATGGCCTACTGTATGGTGAAAACCCCTCGAGAACCCTTTCCATTAGAAACATTAATACCAATGTTGAGGATACTGAATTGAAACTCCTATTTGAG CAATATGGAGACATCCGAACACTTTACACTGCCTACAAACATCATGGTTTAGTGATGATATCTTACTATGATATAAGATCGGCAGAACGTGCCATGAAAGCGCTTCAAAGCAAGCCATTCAGGCAGTGGAAACTTGAGATACATTACTCCATCCCAAAG GAGAACCCTTTGGAGAATGATAACAACCAGGGCACACTTGCAGTGATTAACCTAGACCAGTCTGTAACTAATGATGATCTTCGTCATATATTTGGTGGCTATGGTGAAATCAAGGCG ATTCACGGGACATCACAAAACGGCCATCACAAATACGTTGACTTTTTTGATACCAGAGCAGCAGAAGCTGCACTTTATGCTTTGAACATGAGAGATATTGCAGGAAAGAAAATCAGATTAGAGCGCTGCTGCGCGGGCGACGGTAAACG TCTGACGACGCTACATAGGCCTCCTGAGTTGGAGCAGGAAGAGTATGGTGCATGCAAGCTAGGAAATGCAAACAGTCTGCCGTCAACTTACTACG GTTCTGTCAACATGGCTTCCATGACTTCCGCTGGTCCTGAACATGGGATCTCTCGGGTTCTGCGTCCCAGAGTTCAGCCACCAATACACCAATTCAGGGAGGGAGCTTTCCTGGATGTTCCCTCAAGTACTATGCAAAGTATATCCTCTCCTGTTAGAATTGCAACTGCAGTAACGCATAACAACCGGTCGACTGTCGGTGAGAATGGCCATTCACTTGGAAAGATGGGTGGACAGATTAATGGACACTTGAATTATGGATTTCATGGGGTCGGAGCTTTCAATCCACATTCCCTTCCTGACTTTCGCAATGGCCAAAGTAATGGTATTTCTTGCAACTTAGGCACAATATCACCCATTGGAGTTAAGAGCAACTCTAGAACTGCTGAAGGAATGGAGAGCAGACATCTTTACAAAGTTGGTTCTGCTAACCTTGGTGGTCATTCTTCTGGTCATACCGAAG CACCCGGGTTTTCAAGAACTGGAAGCTGCCCCCTTCATGGCCACCAAGTAGCGTGGAATAATTCAAATAACTCCCATCATCATACCTCTTCTCCCATGCTATGGCCGAACTCAGGATCATTTATCAATAATATACCATCTCGACCTCCCACGCAAGCGCATGGAATTTCAAGAACATCTCGCATGCTTGAAAATGTCCTTCCAGTGAATCATCATGTTGGATCTGCACCAGCTGTCAATCCATCAATTCTGGACAGGAGAACTGGTTATGCAGGGGAGCTGATGGAAGCGCCAAGTTTCCATCCTGGGAGTGCTGGAAGCATGGGTTTCTCTGGTAGTCCGCATCTGCATCAGTTGGAGCTCACTAGCATGTTTCCTCAGAGTGGAGGGAACCAAGCCATGTCCCCTGCACACATTGGTGCTCGATCTCCTCAGCAGAGGGGGCATATGTTTCATGGAAGGGGTCATATAGGTCCCCCTCCATCTTCATTTGATTCACCAGGTGAACGTGCAAGGAGCCGAAGAAACGAGTCATGTGCTAATCAATCGGATAATAAAAGGCAGTATGAGCTAGACATTGAGCGTATAGTCTGCGGCGAGGATTCCCGGACTACATTAATGATAAAGAACATCCCAAACAA GTACACCTCTAAGATGCTTTTGACCGCTATTGATGAAAATCACAAGGGAACTTATGATTTTATCTATCTTCCAATTGACTTTAAG AATAAATGCAATGTGGGCTACGCATTCATCAATATGATAAGTCCTGAGCATATTGTTCCATTCTATAAG ATATTCCATGGGAAAAGGTGGGAGAAATTCAATAGCGAGAAGGTAGCATCACTTGCATATGCTAGAATCCAAGGAAAATCATCTCTAATTGCGCACTTCCAAAATTCAAGTTTGATGAATGAGGATAAACGCTGCCGCCCTATACTTTTCCACTCAGATGGTCCAAACGCAGGGGATCAA GAACCTTTTCCAATGGGAACACACGTCCGTTCTAGGCCTGGGCGATCCAGGGTTTTGAGCTGCGAAGAAAGTCACCGGGACACTCTGTCATCTTCTGCCAACAATTGGACTCCTTCCAACGGGGGCGGCCACGCTTCAGGCTACTCAAAGGAGGCTGACCCAACCACAGCTTGA
- the LOC123053181 gene encoding protein MEI2-like 4 isoform X1 yields the protein MEPYKLMDQKTPFGERKLLGHQRHVNLPPTPWRADQDPLQQHDSFSKPLALFPNARKGHLNMTQYENGLFSSSLPDIFDNKLRLTPKNGLVGQPAEKEVNHADDEPFELTQEIEAQVIGNLLPDDDDLLSGVLYNVGHPARANNMDDIDDDIFSTGGGMELEADENNKLLKLNGGANTGQTGFNGLLYGENPSRTLSIRNINTNVEDTELKLLFEQYGDIRTLYTAYKHHGLVMISYYDIRSAERAMKALQSKPFRQWKLEIHYSIPKENPLENDNNQGTLAVINLDQSVTNDDLRHIFGGYGEIKAIHGTSQNGHHKYVDFFDTRAAEAALYALNMRDIAGKKIRLERCCAGDGKRLTTLHRPPELEQEEYGACKLGNANSLPSTYYGSVNMASMTSAGPEHGISRVLRPRVQPPIHQFREGAFLDVPSSTMQSISSPVRIATAVTHNNRSTVGENGHSLGKMGGQINGHLNYGFHGVGAFNPHSLPDFRNGQSNGISCNLGTISPIGVKSNSRTAEGMESRHLYKVGSANLGGHSSGHTEAPGFSRTGSCPLHGHQVAWNNSNNSHHHTSSPMLWPNSGSFINNIPSRPPTQAHGISRTSRMLENVLPVNHHVGSAPAVNPSILDRRTGYAGELMEAPSFHPGSAGSMGFSGSPHLHQLELTSMFPQSGGNQAMSPAHIGARSPQQRGHMFHGRGHIGPPPSSFDSPGERARSRRNESCANQSDNKRQYELDIERIVCGEDSRTTLMIKNIPNKYTSKMLLTAIDENHKGTYDFIYLPIDFKNKCNVGYAFINMISPEHIVPFYKIFHGKRWEKFNSEKVASLAYARIQGKSSLIAHFQNSSLMNEDKRCRPILFHSDGPNAGDQEPFPMGTHVRSRPGRSRVLSCEESHRDTLSSSANNWTPSNGGGHASGYSKEADPTTA from the exons ATGGAGCCATACAAGTTGATGGACCAGAAAACTCCCTTTGGTGAGCGCAAGTTGTTGGGCCATCAAAGGCATGTTAACCTGCCGCCAACCCCCTGGAGGGCTGATCAAGATCCTCTACAACAACATGATTCATTTTCGAAGCCGTTGGCTTTATTTCCTAATGCTAGAAAGGGACATTTAAATATGACCCAATATGAGAATGGACTTTTCTCAAGCTCCCTTCCAGACATTTTTGACAACAAAT TGAGACTAACACCTAAGAATGGCCTTGTTGGCCAGCCAGCTGAAAAGGAAGTCAACCATGCAGATGACGAGCCTTTTGAATTAACTCAGGAAATTGAGGCACAAGTAATTGGCAATCTCCTCCCTGATGACGACGACTTATTGTCAGGTGTTCTTTATAATGTGGGTCACCCTGCCCGTGCTAATAACATGGATGACATTGATGACGATATATTCTCTACTGGAGGTGGAATGGAATTGGAAGCTGATGAAAATAACAAATTGCTAAAACTTAACGGTGGAGCCAACACCGGTCAGACTGGGTTCAATGGCCTACTGTATGGTGAAAACCCCTCGAGAACCCTTTCCATTAGAAACATTAATACCAATGTTGAGGATACTGAATTGAAACTCCTATTTGAG CAATATGGAGACATCCGAACACTTTACACTGCCTACAAACATCATGGTTTAGTGATGATATCTTACTATGATATAAGATCGGCAGAACGTGCCATGAAAGCGCTTCAAAGCAAGCCATTCAGGCAGTGGAAACTTGAGATACATTACTCCATCCCAAAG GAGAACCCTTTGGAGAATGATAACAACCAGGGCACACTTGCAGTGATTAACCTAGACCAGTCTGTAACTAATGATGATCTTCGTCATATATTTGGTGGCTATGGTGAAATCAAGGCG ATTCACGGGACATCACAAAACGGCCATCACAAATACGTTGACTTTTTTGATACCAGAGCAGCAGAAGCTGCACTTTATGCTTTGAACATGAGAGATATTGCAGGAAAGAAAATCAGATTAGAGCGCTGCTGCGCGGGCGACGGTAAACG TCTGACGACGCTACATAGGCCTCCTGAGTTGGAGCAGGAAGAGTATGGTGCATGCAAGCTAGGAAATGCAAACAGTCTGCCGTCAACTTACTACG GTTCTGTCAACATGGCTTCCATGACTTCCGCTGGTCCTGAACATGGGATCTCTCGGGTTCTGCGTCCCAGAGTTCAGCCACCAATACACCAATTCAGGGAGGGAGCTTTCCTGGATGTTCCCTCAAGTACTATGCAAAGTATATCCTCTCCTGTTAGAATTGCAACTGCAGTAACGCATAACAACCGGTCGACTGTCGGTGAGAATGGCCATTCACTTGGAAAGATGGGTGGACAGATTAATGGACACTTGAATTATGGATTTCATGGGGTCGGAGCTTTCAATCCACATTCCCTTCCTGACTTTCGCAATGGCCAAAGTAATGGTATTTCTTGCAACTTAGGCACAATATCACCCATTGGAGTTAAGAGCAACTCTAGAACTGCTGAAGGAATGGAGAGCAGACATCTTTACAAAGTTGGTTCTGCTAACCTTGGTGGTCATTCTTCTGGTCATACCGAAG CACCCGGGTTTTCAAGAACTGGAAGCTGCCCCCTTCATGGCCACCAAGTAGCGTGGAATAATTCAAATAACTCCCATCATCATACCTCTTCTCCCATGCTATGGCCGAACTCAGGATCATTTATCAATAATATACCATCTCGACCTCCCACGCAAGCGCATGGAATTTCAAGAACATCTCGCATGCTTGAAAATGTCCTTCCAGTGAATCATCATGTTGGATCTGCACCAGCTGTCAATCCATCAATTCTGGACAGGAGAACTGGTTATGCAGGGGAGCTGATGGAAGCGCCAAGTTTCCATCCTGGGAGTGCTGGAAGCATGGGTTTCTCTGGTAGTCCGCATCTGCATCAGTTGGAGCTCACTAGCATGTTTCCTCAGAGTGGAGGGAACCAAGCCATGTCCCCTGCACACATTGGTGCTCGATCTCCTCAGCAGAGGGGGCATATGTTTCATGGAAGGGGTCATATAGGTCCCCCTCCATCTTCATTTGATTCACCAGGTGAACGTGCAAGGAGCCGAAGAAACGAGTCATGTGCTAATCAATCGGATAATAAAAGGCAGTATGAGCTAGACATTGAGCGTATAGTCTGCGGCGAGGATTCCCGGACTACATTAATGATAAAGAACATCCCAAACAA GTACACCTCTAAGATGCTTTTGACCGCTATTGATGAAAATCACAAGGGAACTTATGATTTTATCTATCTTCCAATTGACTTTAAG AATAAATGCAATGTGGGCTACGCATTCATCAATATGATAAGTCCTGAGCATATTGTTCCATTCTATAAG ATATTCCATGGGAAAAGGTGGGAGAAATTCAATAGCGAGAAGGTAGCATCACTTGCATATGCTAGAATCCAAGGAAAATCATCTCTAATTGCGCACTTCCAAAATTCAAGTTTGATGAATGAGGATAAACGCTGCCGCCCTATACTTTTCCACTCAGATGGTCCAAACGCAGGGGATCAA GAACCTTTTCCAATGGGAACACACGTCCGTTCTAGGCCTGGGCGATCCAGGGTTTTGAGCTGCGAAGAAAGTCACCGGGACACTCTGTCATCTTCTGCCAACAATTGGACTCCTTCCAACGGGGGCGGCCACGCTTCAGGCTACTCAAAGGAGGCTGACCCAACCACAGCTTGA